The nucleotide window CTGTCCATGAAGGCACTGCAGCCCGATCCCTGGCAGCACTATGCCGATACCCACAAGGGCGGGGACACGGTCTCGGGAACGGTGACCAAGCTGGTGCCGTTCGGCGCGTTCGTCCAGGTGGAAGAGGGCGTAGAGGGCCTCGTCCACCTTACCGAATTGGTCGATCACGACGTCGAGCACCCGCAGGAGGTACTCGCGGCCGGCGACCACGTCCGCGTAGCCATCCTTGACGTGGACCGCCAACGTCGCCGCATCAGCCTTTCGCTCAAACGCGCCCAAACGGAATGA belongs to Streptomyces finlayi and includes:
- a CDS encoding S1 RNA-binding domain-containing protein, which codes for MGEAVTGVVATGLNDIGVYVHLDDDLGRYLGFLRVPEMSWTRFDSVDDIAPVGREIRAEIISIDFAQEQVSLSMKALQPDPWQHYADTHKGGDTVSGTVTKLVPFGAFVQVEEGVEGLVHLTELVDHDVEHPQEVLAAGDHVRVAILDVDRQRRRISLSLKRAQTE